From the Chloroflexota bacterium genome, the window GTCATAGAAGCTTGAGATGTTACCCATTGAACGATTATCTGTTTTGTGCAATTCGGGTAATAACCGCTTGTTTGATATTGATGAAATTTGGTCGTCCTCACAACGCCCTACCCTCGTCCGGAAAACATTGAATTCAAGGAAATATCTTATCCGGACAAGAAATACGCCTCGTTAGGATTTACAATCCCCTATTTTGTCAAATGGCTTGATCAATGATATCCGTTTGTTTCTTCGTCCTGACAAAAAACACCAATAGCAAAAAGGGCTGGTTGAGAATACCCAGCCCTTTGTTTTTCAGCTAGTATGTTGTATATACTAGGCCTTTCCAATCCGGAACATCTTTGTCCCACATGTGGGACAGGTACCCTGAGTCGCTGGTCTGCCATTTTTCATTGTGATAGACTTGGGATCTTTCATCTCTTTCCTAGAGCGGCATTTCATACAATACGCTTGCATCGAGTGTTACCTCCTTTATTTGTTGGGTTGAGAGGATATTAAATTATCCTTATCATAATGTCAAATAGCCTTAAGAAAAGACTGGACAATAGCCCAAATTGTCAAATCACACAATCTGACGCGTTGTTCAACGCTTAAAAAGGTCCGCCAAATATCACGCCTAGAGCGCAGGCATGAAACCATCAACGAAAAAGGGAATCTTTTTCATTTAATATTCCCTGATATGCGCTACCTTATCATCATACCAGGTAGCCAGAGGACTAACTGCGGGAAAAACGAGCATAAGGCAAGCCCCAGCATTATCAGGGGGATAAACGGAATTACACCCCGGATGACATCAGCCATGGTTATTCCCAGTTCTGGTGGCGCCGCACCGACGGTAAAGTATATGGCGGGAGCGAAGGGGGGAGTATTGAATCCCATCTGAAGGTTAATACAAATCATTATGGCAAACCAGATGGGATCGAACCCCAGAATCGGCACAATGGGGAACACTATCGGAACTATGATGGCGAGGATACCCAGCCACTCAACGAAAAATCCCAGGACAAAAACAATGAGCATGACTGCGGCAAAGGCACCCCATGGCCCGCCCGGGGCAGCCAAAAGCAGTTCCTCGATTACGTTGCCGCAACCCAGGTGCAGGAACACGCCTACGAAAGCGAAAGATATGCCGGCGATGAAAAAGACATATGTGAAAAGCTTTATCGTCTCGTAACAGGTCTCTTTCAGTAGCCGAAAGCTAAAGTTGCGGCGGGCTATGACCAGAAGCATTGAGGCGAAAGCTCCGGTAGCAGCTGCCTCGGTGGGAGGGGCGATGCCGAAAAAGATAACCCCCAGCACGGAAAGGATAATAAATGCGGGCGGTACCAGCGAGACAAGGAGCATTTTCGTTTTCTGCCAGAAGGGGATTGCCCTCTCTTCAGCAGGAATCACCGGCGCCAATTTTGGTTGCAGGAAAGACCGAATGGTGATGTAGGTAATATACAGGCCACCAAGCATGAAGCCGGGGATAAAGGCCCCAAAGAAAAGCTTTCCTACGGAGAGTTCAGCCAAGGGACCAAAAACCACCAGCATAATGCTCGGTGGGATGAGAATACCCAGAGTGCCGCTAACCGCCGTGGTGCCCGCAGCCAAACTTTTGTTATAACCCCGCTTTATCATTGACGGGAGAGCCACCAGGGCTAACATGGTGGTAGAAGCGGCGATTACCCCGACACAGGCAGCCAGGATAGTACCGACAATCACCGTGGTTACCGCCAGGCCACCCCTGTAGCCACCCAGCCATATATACATGGCTTTATACATGTCTTCCACGGTCCCGGATTTTTCCAGCCACAGTCCCATAAAAATGAAAAGGGGAAGCGCCAGAAAGCTGTACTTCTGCGAGAAATCATACATACGCAGATAGAGTACGTCGCCAGTTATAGCCGGGCCGGCTGTGGCAAACCCGACCAATACCGCCACGGCACCGATGACGGCCGCGATGTAGTACCCGGTGAGCACGCCGACCAGGATGCCGCCGAGCATTATTACGGTAATAACTTCTGGACTCAGGTCAATCATAAGGCTTATTCCTCACCGCGAAGTAAAAATCACGAAAGAAGCGAGCCAAACATTGAAGGGTGAAAGTGCACCATCCTAACAGGTAAATGGTTCTGAAGGGAGCTGCCGGGGGATACCACCAGCTCTCATCTCTCACCTCACCCATAACCCAGGATTGCCACGCCCACTCCGCAGAATTCGTCAAAAACACATAAAGCACAGGGACCATGAAAACCAGGAAAAAGCTGATGTCAAGAATCATCTTTACTCTGGTTGGAAACATCCGGTAAATAATATCAATTCTGAGATGCTTGCGGTGGACATGGGCATAGGCCAGACCCATGACGACGAGGGTTCCACCCATCATCTGGCTGGTCAGATGGGCCCATATAGTTGGGCGGTTAAAGCCCCACCTGGCTACCACTTCAAAGACAAGTACCAAGACAAGGGCGAACGCCAGCCAGCTGAATGCCCTTCCGCTGTAGTCACTAATGGCATCAACAATTTTGAGTGCTTTTTTCAATGGCCCTCAGTGTCTTTCGGTAAAATTTTCCCTGCCCCCCGCCCGGACCGATGCTCCCGGGCGAGGGGCAGGGTCCCGTGTCTACTTTATTTTTATTAGGCTTTTTACTGCGCTACAGGCGCGAGAAGCCTGCCCTTATCATGTCTTGGAACTCCATCATTGAGCTGTATAACTTGTCAATGAAGGGGTCTGCTGCACTTTTTTCGGCGTAGAACGCACGCGCTTCCTTGGCATAGGCTTCTTCTATCTCGTCGGAAACTAATTCTACCGTGCTGCCGTAGTCAATGAAATTCTGCACGGCCTTAACATCTTCGACCGCGTAGAGATAGTAGACCTCCATCATCACGCCCTGCGTGAACGACGTTACAAGCTGCTTGAGGTCATCTGGCAGCTCCGCCCAGCGCTCTTCATAGACAAGGCACTGCATGTACTCCATGGGCTGGCGCGACGCCGAGAGATAAACGTACTGCCCCACTTCCTGCAGGCCGCGTGACCAGTTAGAGGCCGGGGTGGACACCTCATAGGCGTCAATTACGCCCCGTTGCATTGATTCATAGACTTCCGAGGAAGGGAAGAAACTCGCTGCAGCCCCCATTCTGGCCAAAATTTCGCCACCATCACCTGATCCCCGAAATTTCAATCCCTTGATGTCTGCCGGCGTGTTTAATGGCCTGTCGGAGTGCAGCCACGTTTCCGGAGTGGTGATGTACCCGCCATAGGGTATCACGTGCAGGTCAAAGTCCTGAAGCATCTCATCCATTAGCTCGGCGCCACCTCCGTACATCAGCCAGGCGTGAAACTCGACGCCAGTCAATCCGCCGGAGACATAAGACATCATAGGAGCGGGGCCAGGTATGAATTTCTTCCAGTGTGCCGCGGGTGTCAGGGCAAAGTCCAGAGCGCCCTGGTTCACCGTCTCAAACTCCATTTGCTGTTCCACAATGTCACCAGCGCCAAACCAGTCAATCTCCAAGCGCCCACCGCTGGCAACCTCCATTCTATCCAGCATCTCCATCCACTTTTGGTTCTTGGGGTCTACCAGCATACTAGCGACTTGCCCCACCCATCTAATTGCTTTTTCTGGTTGGGCCGGGGCTGGTGCCGGAGATGGTGCGGGCGTTGGAGCGGGTGCCGGGGCTGGCGCCGGGGCTGGTGCTGGAGCAGGCGCCGGTGCGGGTGCTGGAGCTGGAGCCGGGGCTGGTTTCGCACAAGCAGCGGTAATGCTGCTGATTAAAACTACCACCAATACTAAAGTTAGTATCAATCCTTTTTTCATGATCTTCTCCTTTTGGTTCGGATACCTCCTCTTTTAAATCTATTGATATGAAGTTAATCACCTCCTTCTTTCATTAAAAGTATAAAAAATCATCAAATAAAAAGAGCACTGATTACCGTTCAGCTACAGTGCTCTGATTAACCTCATCCTCATCTTTCTAGAACACTTTCTGTCAATGAAATTTTATATCAGGATAAGTCAATTATAATCTTATTTATATAATTGTCAATACCTGAAAAAGGAACCTTTTATAGCGCAGTAAATCTTTGTCTCCTTCTCCTTTTTCTCTTATCCTTGGACCCCGGTGGCCTACCCAGACACTTGCCTTGGGCCTTGACTCGAGCCAAACCGGCTTTAGTCCTCTCACTTCTACGCTGGCTTTCCATTCTTGCTACCCATCCGGACAGGGCATATAGAAGCTCGGCTAGTTCTCCGGGTGCTTCAGTCTACGATTCTTGATATGAAAGTACCTTAACTCCGTAAGCAGACAACTTGTGCACCAGACTCAATATTGCTAGGGCGCCTTCACGGCTCAGGCGATCTAGTGCCCATACAAGCACTACCTGAAACCTTCTCTGCCTAGCATCTGCTATAAGGTTGGCCAGTTCGCTGGTGGCCGGATTTCCAAGCCGATTCTTCCTCCTCATATACTTTAATAATCTCGTAGCCGCGTTGATTTGCCCAGTCAGTTAGCACCACAGGTTATTCACCCTCGTCAGGTAGATAGCCCATATCTGCTTAGCGGCATCATACACTGTGGTAAATGTGGGGCAACCATGGTAGGTCAAGGATCTGGCCATCGTTACCAGTACTACGTATGTGGGAACGTCCGCAGAAAAGGCAGGGAGGTATGCCCAGCAGCGATGCTACCCAGGGATAAGGTGGAAGGGTTTGTTATCGATAGAATCAAGAGTTACATCCTTACTGAAGAGAATCTTGAGGAACTGGTCAGGCTGACTAATGAGGAGTTAGCCCAGAACAGCAGTGCGGAAAATGAGAGGTTAGAGCTCCTTCAGGCTCAAATTACCGAAGTGGATAACAGACTTGGCAAGCTCTACGATGCTCTGGAGACAGGGGAATTAAAGAGCGGAGAGCTTGCCCCAAGGATACAAACTCTTTTCGAGAAGAAGGAGCAGTTAGAAAGGGCCAAAGCTGATGTAGAGGAAGCCTTAAGTTTCAACAAGGTGGACGTAACTGACCCTCAAGTAATACGCCTCTATGCCGATGACTTGAGAAACTTGCTGGCAGAATCTTGCATCACTGAGCAGAGGAGCTTCATCAAGTCCTTTGTGGAGAGGATTGATATTGATGACTCAGAAGCTAAAGTGTATTATACTATTCCCATGCCCCCATCTAGCACGCCGCAGGAGACGGTGGGAGTTTCGCCTTTCGTACACCACGGTTGAAGGAGAGGGGGATTCAGGGGGTGAGGTAAATAAAACGTCTATAGCTTAAACAGCTCATCCAGAGGCGCATCAGGTGACACCGGCCCCACAATCGCCAGACGGAGTTTCTCACCAGTCAGGAGTTCCCGGGCAAGTTGCTGCAGTTCCTCGACCGTTATGCCATCAACTATGGAAACGACCTCGTCAACGGTGAGGACACGTTCCGTGAGCAGTTCCTGCCCACCAATCCAGCCGGCCACGCTGCGGCTGTCTTCCATGCGCAGCAGCAGCCGTCCTTTGGAGAATTCTTTGGCCTTGTTCAGTTCCGATTCCGGAATCGTCTCCTTGAGTTGAGCCAGTTCCTCAATAATAGCCTTTATGGCTGTATGCAGATTTTTAATATCAACGCCGGCGCCGATGATGAGCGAGCCGGTGTCAAGGAAATGGTCGACATAGCTGCTGATGCTGTAGGCCAGTCCCAGCTTGTCCCTGATATTGGTGAACAGGCGACTGCTCATGCCATCACCGAGGATAACGTTGAGCAGGTCAGCGGCGAACCTCCTGGGGTCAAGGAGAGACAGGCCCGGCAGCGCCAGGCAGAGATGCACCTGCTCAAGCTCCCTGTTTTCGATGCGCAGTCTGGGGAACGGGTTTTCTTTGCAGGTGAGATATCCGGCCCGAGATTGCCGTCCCGCCCATTTGCCCAGCGCTTGATTGACCATGCTTACTATTTCCTCATGCTGGATGTTACCGGCGGCAGCCATCACGATATTGCCCGGCCGATAGTGGTTAGCGAGGTATTCCAGCATAAGTTCACGACTGATATTGCTGACGGAATCACGGCTGCCGGCGATATCGCGCCCCAGCGGATGACCGGGCCAGAGCAGCTCGTCAATGAGCATTCCCACCCGCTGCGAGGGCGAGTCGTTGCTCATGTTTATCTCTTCGATGATGACCTGGCGCTCCTTCTCCATATCCTCAGGGTCAAAGCGTGAGTTGATGAGCATATCGACCAGCACATCAAAGGTGGTCTCGAGATAGGGTCGGGCTACCTTGCACCAGTAAACGGTGAGTTCCTTATCCGTGCCGCCGTTGAGAATACCGCCCACGCCTTCGATGGCCGTGGAGATGTCTCTGGCGGTGGGCCGCTTCTCGGTGCCGCGGAAACATAGATGCTCGATAAAGTGGGAAATGCCAGCTTCAGAATCAGCTTCATAACGGGAGCCGGTACCGATAAAGAAACTGATTGACACCGAGCGGGTCTGGGGCATGGTCGAGGTTAAAACGCGCAACCCGTTATCCAGTATGCTTTTCTGGTACAATAAATCACCTCTAATCGTTAATAATTGACATAATATTATTTCAACCGGGCCGTTGCATGTTCTGCCGGCACCGGTTGAGTATGGAAAGGACTTCAAAAGGCTCTTCAATCATAAAGAAGGTGGGCACGCCCTTCGGTTCCAGAAATGCCTTGGCTGCTTCCATGTGCTTTCTCTCGGCGCTGAAAGCAACATAAAGTGACTTCTCCGGGTATTTATTTGCCAGCTTAACCAGGAAGTCCAGAGGAGGTATGCCAACGTTCTCGGCCAGCATGAGAATCGGCACCACCGCATCGATATTTTTATCTCGCATCA encodes:
- a CDS encoding insulinase family protein, which encodes MYQKSILDNGLRVLTSTMPQTRSVSISFFIGTGSRYEADSEAGISHFIEHLCFRGTEKRPTARDISTAIEGVGGILNGGTDKELTVYWCKVARPYLETTFDVLVDMLINSRFDPEDMEKERQVIIEEINMSNDSPSQRVGMLIDELLWPGHPLGRDIAGSRDSVSNISRELMLEYLANHYRPGNIVMAAAGNIQHEEIVSMVNQALGKWAGRQSRAGYLTCKENPFPRLRIENRELEQVHLCLALPGLSLLDPRRFAADLLNVILGDGMSSRLFTNIRDKLGLAYSISSYVDHFLDTGSLIIGAGVDIKNLHTAIKAIIEELAQLKETIPESELNKAKEFSKGRLLLRMEDSRSVAGWIGGQELLTERVLTVDEVVSIVDGITVEELQQLARELLTGEKLRLAIVGPVSPDAPLDELFKL
- a CDS encoding recombinase zinc beta ribbon domain-containing protein yields the protein MPSQLAPQVIHPRQVDSPYLLSGIIHCGKCGATMVGQGSGHRYQYYVCGNVRRKGREVCPAAMLPRDKVEGFVIDRIKSYILTEENLEELVRLTNEELAQNSSAENERLELLQAQITEVDNRLGKLYDALETGELKSGELAPRIQTLFEKKEQLERAKADVEEALSFNKVDVTDPQVIRLYADDLRNLLAESCITEQRSFIKSFVERIDIDDSEAKVYYTIPMPPSSTPQETVGVSPFVHHG
- a CDS encoding recombinase family protein; translation: MRRKNRLGNPATSELANLIADARQRRFQVVLVWALDRLSREGALAILSLVHKLSAYGVKVLSYQES
- a CDS encoding TRAP transporter large permease subunit, coding for MIDLSPEVITVIMLGGILVGVLTGYYIAAVIGAVAVLVGFATAGPAITGDVLYLRMYDFSQKYSFLALPLFIFMGLWLEKSGTVEDMYKAMYIWLGGYRGGLAVTTVIVGTILAACVGVIAASTTMLALVALPSMIKRGYNKSLAAGTTAVSGTLGILIPPSIMLVVFGPLAELSVGKLFFGAFIPGFMLGGLYITYITIRSFLQPKLAPVIPAEERAIPFWQKTKMLLVSLVPPAFIILSVLGVIFFGIAPPTEAAATGAFASMLLVIARRNFSFRLLKETCYETIKLFTYVFFIAGISFAFVGVFLHLGCGNVIEELLLAAPGGPWGAFAAVMLIVFVLGFFVEWLGILAIIVPIVFPIVPILGFDPIWFAIMICINLQMGFNTPPFAPAIYFTVGAAPPELGITMADVIRGVIPFIPLIMLGLALCSFFPQLVLWLPGMMIR
- a CDS encoding TRAP transporter small permease subunit — translated: MKKALKIVDAISDYSGRAFSWLAFALVLVLVFEVVARWGFNRPTIWAHLTSQMMGGTLVVMGLAYAHVHRKHLRIDIIYRMFPTRVKMILDISFFLVFMVPVLYVFLTNSAEWAWQSWVMGEVRDESWWYPPAAPFRTIYLLGWCTFTLQCLARFFRDFYFAVRNKPYD